The following proteins come from a genomic window of Sorghum bicolor cultivar BTx623 chromosome 3, Sorghum_bicolor_NCBIv3, whole genome shotgun sequence:
- the LOC8054623 gene encoding anaphase-promoting complex subunit 5, whose translation MSLFAGVGGGAADAASGGGTGRALLELTPHKMAVCHLVQVFAPPAQAGGDVVPPFPFESLAHHNRLGLFLFTLTRSCEDFLEPPLEEFLRQLKAVDDLANGWFCEQLTSSLSALISPDDLFNFFDKLQGVLTASEGASAEDVFLDPNSQLGVFLRCCILAFNSMTFEGVCHLLADLVMYCNSTDASYDLAEDEDFNSEMGNLMDADIGSQVGIFDKFHQGYASERHMGESSSALIRAPMSTNDFDDANIFKADGNPTCLRSRWQLEAYLNQQADILEKDPGSVPLNSFNATMTQLQTLAPELHRVQFLQYLNALCHDDYVASLDNLHRYFDYSAGMQGLFGRSVAQVQDIVVGKYESALLCLGNLHCYFGHPKKALEAFAEAVRVSQMNNDDSCLAYVLGAISNLLSKIGISNTVGIITSPYSLGTNIGLGTPLSIQQQLLVLLKRSLKRADALKLPSLLSFDHLLLAKFDLKHVQRPLVSFGPNASTKLRTCPADVIKNLRLGSRVLTDFGADVLSTSNDNGSFSTSWLRNLSATSDSWRRSSMNTKKLHINDFDNFHYHAQPSPVPAPILQLAGSACLLRATAWEHYGSAPMVRMNALVYATCFADAASSSELSLAYVKLIQQLAVFKGYSAAFCALKLAEKKFPSSTSLHIQLLGMQILHERALHRGHLKVAQQICDEFGVLSSSVSGVDIELKTEFSVRRARTLLAAKQFSQAAAVANSLFSTCYKYNMQVENASILLLLAEIHKKSDNAILGLPYALASQSFCKSFNLDLLEASATLTLAELWLALGSSHAKKALSLVYQSLPMILGHGGLELRARAHIVLAKCHLADPKFSVLEDPEAVLDPLNQATEDLQALEYHEMAAEAYYLKAMAYNHLGKLDEREEAAARFKDHVTALENPQNEEDSLAY comes from the exons aTGAGCTTGTTCGCGGgggtcggcggcggcgcggcggacgcggcgtccgGGGGCGGCACAGGAAGGGCGCTCCTGGAGCTGACGCCGCACAAGATGGCGGTGTGCCACCTTGTGCAGGTCTTCGCGCCACCGGCGCAGGCCGGGGGCGACGTCGTGCCGCCCTTCCCCTTCGAGTCCCTCGCCCACCACAACCGCCTCGGACTCTTCCTGTTCACGCTCACGCGG TCATGCGAGGATTTTCTGGAGCCTCCACTGGAAGAATTTTTGAGGCAGCTGAAGGCAGTGGATGATTTGGCTAATGGTTGGTTCTGCGAGCAGCTGACAAGTTCTCTGTCGGCACTCATCTCACCTGATGACTTGTTCAACTTTTTTGATAAGCTACAAG GTGTGCTCACTGCATCGGAGGGTGCGAGTGCAGAAGACGTATTTTTGGATCCAAATAGTCAACTTGGAGTTTTTCTTCGTTGCTGCATACTTGCCTTCAACTCAATGACCTTTGAG GGTGTATGCCATCTGTTGGCAGATCTTGTCATGTACTGTAACTCCACTGATGCTTCATATGACTTGGCGGAAGACGAGGACTTCAATAGTGAAATGGGCAACTTGATGGATGCAGACATAGGTTCTCAAGTTGGTATATTTGACAAATTTCATCAGGGTTATGCCTCTGAGCGTCATATGGGGGAGAGTTCTTCAGCTCTAATTCGTGCACCAATGTCAACCAATGATTTTGATGATG CTAATATTTTTAAAGCGGATGGCAACCCAACCTGTCTGAGATCAAGGTGGCAATTAGAGGCTTATCTTAACCAACAAGCTGATATTCTTGAGAA GGATCCTGGCTCAGTGCCTTTGAATTCATTTAATGCCACTATGACACAGCTTCAAACATTAGCTCCTGAGCTTCATCGT GTCCAATTCTTGCAGTACTTGAATGCCCTTTGCCATGATGACTATGTTGCTTCACTGGATAATCTTCACCGCTACTTTGACTACAG TGCAGGGATGCAAGGACTTTTTGGTCGTTCTGTGGCTCAGGTGCAAGATATTGTTGTTGGAAAGTATGAGAGTGCTCTGCTATGCTTAGGCAACTTGCATTGTTACTTTGGACATCCTAAGAAAGCCCTAGAG GCGTTTGCAGAAGCAGTCCGTGTTTCTCAAATG AATAATGATGATTCATGCCTTGCCTATGTATTAGGAGCCATTTCCAATCTATTATCAAAGATAGGCATCTCAAACACAGTTGGAATAATCACTTCTCCATATTCACTTGGGACCAATATTGGACTGGGCACACCATTATCCATTCAGCAACAGTTACTTGTTCTTTTAAAACGATCACTCAAGAGAGCTGATGCATTGAAACTTCCAAGTTTACTATCCTTCGATCACCTTTTGTTGGCAAAATTTGATCTGAAG CATGTCCAAAGGCCACTAGTCTCTTTTGGCCCTAATGCATCTACAAAGCTTAGAACATGTCCTGCAGATGTCATCAAG AATTTAAGATTAGGTTCCCGTGTGTTGACTGACTTTGGAGCAGATGTACTATCTACTTCAAATGATAATGGTAGTTTTAGCACTTCGTGGCTGAGGAATCTATCTGCCACTTCTGATTCATGGCGTAGAAGTTCTATGAACACCAAGAAATTACATATTAATGACTTCGACAATTTCCATTATCATGCACAACCAAGTCCAGTACCTGCACCAATATTACAATTAGCTGGCTCAGCATGTTTGCTGAGAGCGACCGCTTGGGAGCACTATGGGAG TGCTCCAATGGTACGGATGAATGCTCTGGTTTATGCAACCTGCTTTGCGGATGCTGCAAG TTCGTCAGAGTTATCGCTAGCATATGTTAAGCTAATTCAACAACTGGCGGTGTTCAAAGGATATTCAG CTGCATTCTGTGCTCTAAAGCTTGCTGAAAAGAAGTTCCCATCCTCAACAAGTTTGCACATCCAGCTTCTAGGAATGCAGATTCTACATGAGCGCGCACTTCATCG AGGGCATCTAAAAGTCGCGCAACAAATCTGTGATGAGTTTGGGGTGTTGTCATCTTCTGTTTCTGGAGTAGACATTGAGCTAAAGACAGAATTTAGTGTACGACGAGCTCGCACTCTCCTTGCTGCAAAACAGTTTAGCCAG GCTGCAGCTGTGGCCAATTCTCTTTTCTCTACGTGCTACAAGTACAACATGCAGGTTGAGAATGCAAGTATTCTTTTATTACTTGCTGAAATACATAAA AAATCTGACAATGCGATCCTTGGGCTTCCTTATGCGTTAGCCAGCCAATCATTCTGCAAATCATTCAACTTGGATCTGCTTGAAGCCTCAGCTACACTTACTCTTGCTGAGTTGTGGCTGGCTCTTGGATCAAGCCATGCAAAGAAGGCACTGAGTCTTGTCTACCAGAGCCTCCCCATGATTCTTGGCCATGGTGGACTTGAGCTACGTGCTCGAGCTCACATTGTTTTAGCAAAGTGCCATTTAGCCGATCCAAAATTCTCAG TTCTTGAAGATCCTGAAGCTGTTCTGGATCCTCTGAACCAAGCCACTGAAGACCTGCAAGCATTGGAG TACCACGAGATGGCAGCAGAGGCGTACTATCTGAAGGCAATGGCATACAACCATCTCGGCAAGCTTGATGAGAGGGAGGAAGCCGCGGCTCGTTTCAAGGATCACGTCACTGCCCTTGAGAACCCGCAGAACGAAGAGGACTCGCTTGCGTACTGA